A genomic region of Mycobacteriales bacterium contains the following coding sequences:
- a CDS encoding matrixin family metalloprotease — protein sequence MRLPLRPAALAALALFVAPLVHSTTGTDSAGAAVTAVAGSPTDYSFLATNQKDGSPARWNPCRAIHWRVNATGAPVDGGQHIEEALRRISAATGLVFVRDGRTSILPDGKTFLGWGTTDLVIGYATAQQRPALGGTVVGDGGAQLRWHTDGRWQIGKGYVLLDRVDLAKKPRGFGTGNTQGAVYLHELGHAVGLGHARALPQVMYGRGSASAVATWQRGDLAGLARLGRKAGCLTSSPA from the coding sequence ATGCGCCTCCCCCTCCGCCCCGCCGCCCTGGCCGCCCTGGCCCTGTTCGTGGCCCCGCTGGTCCACAGCACGACCGGCACGGACAGCGCCGGGGCCGCCGTCACCGCGGTCGCCGGCAGCCCGACCGACTACAGCTTCCTCGCGACCAACCAGAAGGACGGCAGCCCGGCCCGCTGGAACCCCTGCCGCGCGATCCACTGGCGCGTCAACGCGACCGGTGCGCCGGTCGACGGCGGCCAGCACATCGAGGAGGCCCTGCGCCGCATCAGCGCCGCGACCGGCCTGGTCTTCGTCCGGGACGGCCGCACGTCGATCCTGCCCGACGGCAAGACGTTCCTCGGCTGGGGCACGACCGACCTCGTCATCGGCTACGCCACCGCGCAGCAGCGCCCGGCCCTCGGCGGCACCGTCGTCGGTGACGGCGGTGCGCAGCTGCGCTGGCACACCGACGGCCGCTGGCAGATCGGCAAGGGCTACGTCCTGCTCGACCGCGTCGACCTCGCCAAGAAGCCGCGCGGGTTCGGCACCGGCAACACCCAGGGCGCGGTCTACCTGCACGAGCTCGGTCACGCGGTCGGTCTCGGGCACGCCCGGGCCCTGCCGCAGGTGATGTACGGCAGGGGCTCGGCGAGCGCGGTCGCGACCTGGCAGCGCGGCGACCTCGCCGGCCTGGCGAGGCTCGGCCGCAAGGCCGGCTGCCTCACGAGCAGCCCGGCCTGA
- a CDS encoding PASTA domain-containing protein, whose protein sequence is MSTCPACLATVAEGAERCPICGIPFTSPVQPRPELPAIRQSRAMIPPPPVTRTPVVAPDPLASRHLPSQPQPPAPHAEPEPEPTIPSYAVGSSFVTASWEPSPTRWWEHPRLRDPRVLIGVPSALVAVAVAALLVTGSRSPAVVEVRVPDVTGLDVLDAKTVLDGRGLPAPFAGLGTVVAQDPPAGEEVRPGTAVVLTVEPYR, encoded by the coding sequence GTGAGCACCTGCCCGGCCTGCCTGGCCACCGTCGCCGAGGGAGCAGAGCGCTGCCCGATATGCGGGATCCCCTTCACCTCCCCGGTGCAGCCGCGGCCCGAGCTGCCGGCGATCCGGCAGAGCCGCGCGATGATCCCGCCGCCGCCGGTGACCCGCACACCCGTGGTCGCACCCGACCCGCTCGCGAGCCGGCACCTCCCGTCGCAGCCGCAGCCACCGGCCCCGCACGCGGAGCCCGAGCCCGAGCCGACGATCCCGTCGTACGCCGTGGGCTCGTCGTTCGTGACCGCCTCGTGGGAACCCTCCCCGACCCGCTGGTGGGAGCACCCGCGACTGCGCGATCCGCGGGTGCTCATCGGCGTGCCGTCGGCCCTGGTCGCCGTCGCCGTCGCGGCGCTGCTCGTCACGGGGAGCCGCTCGCCTGCCGTCGTGGAGGTGCGCGTCCCCGACGTCACCGGGCTCGACGTGCTCGATGCCAAGACGGTCCTCGACGGGCGCGGGCTGCCGGCGCCGTTCGCCGGGCTGGGCACCGTCGTCGCGCAGGACCCGCCCGCGGGCGAGGAGGTCCGGCCGGGGACAGCCGTGGTGCTGACGGTCGAGCCCTACCGCTGA
- a CDS encoding CocE/NonD family hydrolase → MTLRTTARRSSALRLLTATAVVAGLAVVAPAGAAPVSNDATWTEAWIPSGDGTMLHADVMLPKERKDGQKHPMILSIGPYFGSGSQGAPAYDPMGEGPSDRFNDLVEQGEIFQKGYGLIYVDSRGYGSSGGCNDLGGPGEQSDTKAAVEWAAKQTFSNGKVGMWGKSYDAWTQVMALSQKPKGLAATVIQSPLIDGYRLAFENGVHWSATWYVTPTLYTDYDLTPPTLNDSPEEFVQALSGTATNPQCYVSNTLETVNPDPTTAYWKARNIIKAAGESKVPSLWSFGFNDVNTKPTNIFPVYSALKGPKRAWFGQWDHVRGNEDQLVGREGFMAEAMNWFDHYLKGKPLNKKLPAVEMQDGDGAWRSEKAWPPKDAVMRKFPLLPGSYLDTPADPAGGLSPAANRASTPRGGTWTVSQPAPHDTRIAGLMKFDGRVGVQNPAGGNLVALVFDVAPDGSSRLITRGASAVTNANDGVVSFVTWPQDWLLPKGHRIAVQVSSDDATVYSPTHKPGTITLDQATLSIPILTGKRTSNLEGDNASAAARNPTPTLTTELEGRASKADFGPKPK, encoded by the coding sequence ATGACCCTTCGTACGACTGCCCGTCGCTCGTCCGCCCTGCGCCTGCTGACCGCCACCGCGGTCGTCGCCGGGCTCGCCGTCGTCGCGCCCGCCGGTGCCGCGCCGGTGAGCAACGACGCCACCTGGACCGAGGCGTGGATCCCGTCCGGCGACGGCACGATGCTGCACGCCGACGTGATGCTCCCGAAGGAGCGCAAGGACGGCCAGAAGCACCCGATGATCCTGTCGATCGGTCCCTACTTCGGCTCCGGCAGCCAGGGCGCGCCGGCCTACGACCCGATGGGCGAGGGTCCGAGCGACCGCTTCAACGACCTCGTCGAGCAGGGCGAGATCTTCCAGAAGGGCTACGGCCTGATCTACGTCGACAGCCGGGGCTACGGCAGCAGCGGTGGCTGCAACGACCTCGGTGGCCCGGGCGAGCAGTCCGACACCAAGGCCGCTGTCGAGTGGGCCGCGAAGCAGACCTTCTCCAACGGCAAGGTCGGCATGTGGGGCAAGAGCTACGACGCCTGGACGCAGGTCATGGCGCTGTCGCAGAAGCCGAAGGGCCTGGCCGCGACGGTGATCCAGTCGCCGCTCATCGACGGCTACCGCCTCGCCTTCGAGAACGGCGTCCACTGGTCCGCGACCTGGTACGTCACGCCCACCCTCTACACCGACTACGACCTCACTCCGCCGACCCTCAACGACTCGCCCGAGGAGTTCGTCCAGGCGCTGTCCGGTACGGCCACGAACCCGCAGTGCTACGTCAGCAACACCTTGGAGACCGTCAACCCGGACCCGACCACGGCGTACTGGAAGGCCCGCAACATCATCAAGGCCGCGGGCGAGTCGAAGGTCCCGTCGCTGTGGTCGTTCGGCTTCAACGACGTGAACACCAAGCCGACCAACATCTTCCCGGTCTACAGCGCGCTGAAGGGCCCGAAGCGGGCCTGGTTCGGGCAGTGGGACCACGTCCGTGGCAACGAGGACCAGCTCGTCGGCCGTGAGGGCTTCATGGCCGAGGCCATGAACTGGTTCGACCACTACCTCAAGGGCAAGCCGCTCAACAAGAAGCTCCCGGCCGTGGAGATGCAGGACGGCGACGGTGCGTGGCGCTCCGAGAAGGCCTGGCCGCCGAAGGACGCGGTCATGCGCAAGTTCCCGCTGCTGCCCGGCTCCTACCTCGACACGCCGGCCGACCCGGCGGGTGGCTTGAGCCCCGCCGCCAACCGCGCGTCGACCCCGCGCGGCGGCACCTGGACGGTCTCGCAGCCCGCACCGCACGACACCCGCATCGCCGGCCTGATGAAGTTCGACGGTCGCGTCGGTGTGCAGAACCCCGCGGGCGGCAACCTCGTCGCGCTGGTCTTCGACGTCGCCCCCGACGGCAGTAGCCGCCTGATCACGCGTGGCGCGAGCGCGGTCACCAACGCCAACGACGGCGTCGTGTCCTTCGTGACCTGGCCGCAGGACTGGCTGCTCCCCAAGGGCCACCGCATCGCCGTGCAGGTCAGCTCCGACGACGCCACCGTCTACAGCCCGACCCACAAGCCGGGCACGATCACCCTTGACCAGGCGACGCTGTCGATCCCGATCCTCACCGGCAAGCGCACGAGCAACCTCGAGGGCGACAACGCCAGCGCCGCGGCGCGCAACCCCACGCCGACACTGACGACCGAGCTCGAGGGTCGCGCGTCCAAGGCCGACTTCGGCCCGAAGCCGAAGTAG